The Vibrio tasmaniensis genome includes a region encoding these proteins:
- a CDS encoding sigma-54-dependent Fis family transcriptional regulator yields MHLQQANTSDWLSSSWHRSTEAGLKQRRLPEDIRLPQSILKQRRHQSSDLIHIVERNALPLFNQMFSRTDSRLILTDIEGVILASWGQERFKEKLTSIALSSGACWQEQLKGTNAIGTAIVEAKPVSIIGEQHFIHQHRFISCSASPVFDHQGQMVGVLDITSEQQQDDNSVQLLVQNMVQLVENQLLSHIPQGTTRIDLACEKSLLHSGWQGIVIANEAGEVVAHNQVASQLLDQTSIVGECIETLFNRDSFDAPFVFEKQHLKQQTTKRTRSISASCDLHHGEQQIEHAWQQANKVIDKGISLLILGETGVGKGEFVKALHKQSQRKSSPLVAVNCGALPKDLIESELFGYAPGAFTGASHKGFQGKIRQADKGILFLDEIADMPLEAQCRLLHVLQDKSVVPVGSNQSYQVDCQIIAATHKNLDQLVATGEFRQDLFYRLNGLAFILPSLQHRQDKHALIEHIHRKYAEAEQSICPHLMSLLCAYSWPGNIRELDNLLKVAALLASDETQLTLEHVPSHLAQHLTLLAQDNQHQLTKPNSTTDTTNTNLRSTVEETLLQTYQANQGNISKTSRILGISRNTIYRKLKSLGIL; encoded by the coding sequence ATGCACCTTCAACAAGCAAACACCTCAGATTGGCTTTCATCCTCTTGGCACCGCAGCACAGAAGCGGGTCTAAAACAGAGACGACTTCCCGAAGACATTCGCCTGCCACAATCGATTCTTAAACAGCGACGTCATCAATCGTCTGACTTGATTCATATTGTCGAACGTAATGCGCTGCCTTTGTTCAATCAGATGTTTTCTCGTACCGACAGTCGCTTAATTCTGACCGATATTGAGGGGGTGATTCTGGCGAGTTGGGGACAAGAAAGGTTTAAGGAGAAGCTGACATCAATTGCACTCAGCTCTGGAGCGTGTTGGCAGGAACAACTCAAAGGCACTAACGCGATAGGCACCGCCATTGTTGAAGCGAAACCCGTATCCATCATTGGCGAACAACACTTCATCCACCAGCATCGATTTATCAGTTGTTCAGCAAGCCCGGTGTTTGATCATCAAGGTCAAATGGTTGGCGTGTTAGATATTACTAGTGAGCAGCAGCAAGACGACAATTCCGTCCAATTGCTGGTTCAGAATATGGTTCAACTCGTTGAGAATCAGCTATTGAGTCACATCCCGCAAGGCACCACTCGTATTGACCTCGCGTGTGAGAAATCTTTATTACACAGTGGTTGGCAAGGAATTGTGATAGCCAATGAAGCTGGCGAAGTAGTAGCGCACAATCAGGTCGCCTCTCAACTGTTAGATCAAACCTCGATCGTCGGCGAATGCATCGAGACTCTCTTCAATCGAGACTCATTTGATGCACCCTTTGTATTTGAGAAACAGCACCTCAAACAACAAACCACCAAACGTACGCGCTCCATTTCAGCGTCGTGCGATTTGCACCATGGCGAACAACAAATTGAACACGCTTGGCAGCAAGCCAACAAGGTAATAGACAAAGGGATCAGCTTGTTGATCTTAGGGGAAACAGGCGTTGGCAAGGGTGAATTTGTTAAGGCGTTACACAAGCAAAGCCAGCGTAAATCGTCGCCATTAGTGGCGGTAAACTGTGGGGCACTACCGAAAGATCTTATCGAATCCGAACTGTTTGGCTACGCGCCGGGGGCGTTTACGGGCGCCAGCCACAAAGGATTCCAAGGTAAGATCCGCCAAGCAGATAAGGGGATTCTGTTTCTCGATGAAATTGCCGATATGCCTTTGGAGGCTCAGTGTCGATTACTGCATGTTCTGCAAGACAAATCTGTAGTGCCTGTGGGTTCGAACCAAAGCTACCAAGTCGATTGTCAGATCATCGCAGCCACACATAAAAACCTAGATCAGTTAGTTGCAACTGGAGAGTTTCGACAAGATCTCTTTTACCGCCTGAATGGCTTGGCCTTCATCTTACCAAGCTTGCAACACCGACAAGACAAGCACGCCTTAATCGAGCACATTCATCGTAAATACGCGGAAGCTGAGCAGTCAATTTGCCCGCATTTAATGAGCTTACTGTGCGCCTATTCATGGCCGGGTAATATCCGCGAATTAGACAACTTGCTTAAAGTTGCTGCTCTGCTAGCGAGTGATGAAACACAGCTCACACTCGAGCATGTACCGAGCCACCTTGCTCAACATCTCACGTTATTAGCGCAAGATAATCAGCATCAACTGACGAAACCTAATAGCACCACAGACACAACGAATACCAATTTAAGAAGTACCGTTGAGGAAACCTTGCTGCAAACGTATCAAGCCAATCAGGGCAACATCAGCAAGACATCGCGAATACTGGGTATCAGCCGCAACACCATTTATCGAAAACTAAAGAGCTTGGGGATTCTTTAA
- the exaC gene encoding acetaldehyde dehydrogenase ExaC, protein MIYAQPGSDNAVVNFKAQYDNFIGGEWVKPVSGEYFDNTSPVNGQVYCQVARSTEADISLALDAAHAARASWAATSVTERSNILLKIADRIEANLEEIAVAETWENGKPVRETLAADIPLVVDHFRYFAGCIRAQEGSAAELDSNTASYHFPEPIGVVGQIIPWNFPILMAAWKLAPALAAGCCVVMKPAEQTPTSILVMMEKIADLLPAGVVNIVNGFGSEAGQALATSDRLAKLAFTGSTEVGHHILKCAAESLIPSTVELGGKSPNIYFPDIFNHEDEYLDKCVEGMLLAFFNQGEVCTCPSRVLIHESVYDKFIAKVVERAQTIKQGNPLDTDTQVGAQASKEQFDKILSYLEIGRQEGAKVLTGGEIAQQPDDLGNGYYIQPTMLEGHNKMRVFQEEIFGPVIAVTTFKDEAEALEIANDTEYGLGAGVWTRDANLAYRMGRNIEAGRIWVNCYHAYPAHAAFGGYKKSGIGRETHKMMLDHYQNTKNLLISYDTNPLGFF, encoded by the coding sequence ATGATTTACGCACAGCCGGGTAGTGATAACGCAGTGGTTAACTTTAAAGCGCAATACGATAACTTTATCGGTGGCGAGTGGGTGAAGCCTGTCAGCGGCGAGTATTTTGATAACACTTCCCCAGTGAATGGTCAGGTGTATTGCCAAGTCGCGCGCTCAACAGAGGCGGACATTAGCTTGGCACTCGATGCGGCGCACGCAGCTCGTGCAAGTTGGGCGGCGACTAGTGTGACAGAACGTTCGAACATCCTGCTTAAAATTGCCGACCGCATTGAAGCGAACCTAGAAGAAATCGCAGTCGCCGAGACGTGGGAAAACGGCAAGCCTGTACGAGAAACTCTGGCGGCAGATATCCCTTTGGTTGTTGATCACTTTCGTTACTTTGCGGGTTGTATCCGAGCACAAGAAGGCAGCGCAGCTGAGCTCGATTCAAACACCGCGAGTTACCACTTCCCAGAACCTATTGGTGTGGTGGGGCAGATCATTCCTTGGAACTTCCCGATTCTAATGGCGGCTTGGAAGTTAGCACCTGCGCTAGCGGCGGGTTGTTGTGTGGTGATGAAGCCCGCCGAGCAAACACCGACATCGATTTTGGTGATGATGGAGAAGATCGCTGATCTTCTACCAGCAGGCGTGGTCAACATCGTGAATGGTTTTGGTAGCGAAGCGGGTCAAGCGTTAGCAACCAGCGATCGTTTGGCGAAGCTAGCTTTTACCGGTTCGACAGAAGTCGGCCACCACATCCTGAAATGTGCGGCTGAAAGCTTGATTCCGTCAACGGTAGAGCTTGGCGGTAAGTCTCCAAATATCTACTTCCCAGATATCTTTAACCATGAAGACGAATACCTCGATAAGTGTGTCGAAGGTATGTTGCTGGCGTTCTTCAACCAAGGTGAAGTGTGTACTTGTCCATCACGTGTGTTGATTCATGAATCGGTATACGACAAGTTCATCGCCAAGGTGGTCGAGCGTGCTCAAACTATTAAACAAGGTAACCCGCTAGATACCGATACGCAGGTTGGCGCACAAGCGTCAAAAGAGCAGTTTGATAAGATCTTGAGCTACCTAGAAATCGGTCGTCAAGAAGGTGCGAAAGTGCTAACCGGTGGTGAAATCGCGCAGCAACCAGATGATCTCGGCAACGGTTACTACATTCAGCCAACCATGCTGGAAGGGCACAACAAGATGCGTGTATTCCAAGAGGAGATCTTTGGTCCTGTTATCGCGGTGACGACGTTTAAAGACGAAGCTGAAGCGCTAGAGATCGCTAATGACACCGAGTATGGCTTAGGTGCTGGCGTGTGGACGCGTGATGCAAACCTAGCGTATCGCATGGGTCGCAACATCGAAGCGGGGCGTATTTGGGTGAACTGCTATCATGCTTACCCAGCACACGCGGCTTTCGGTGGTTACAAGAAATCGGGCATTGGCCGTGAGACACACAAGATGATGCTCGATCACTACCAAAATACTAAGAACCTGTTGATCAGTTACGATACTAATCCGTTAGGCTTCTTCTAA
- a CDS encoding NUDIX hydrolase, with product MEFTLDKFNGIIIDPATSPHDADSFNAELSEITEFSKQNNKGIIWISLPISLSHLIPVATGLGFVFHNCLEDEITLIHKSEIVEFVPFIPTHTLGAGALITNEHNQVLMIKEHGMTGYKLPGGHIELGEGIEESVVRETLEETGIEATFVSVVGMATRHPYQFGKSNLYFICHLIAQTQDIAIQDTDEIAEAKWVDVEEYINNPDSYPFNRQLVGSLIGKQGLELTQLEGNSGPTHKPEIFFSQS from the coding sequence GTGGAATTTACGCTCGACAAATTTAACGGCATCATCATCGACCCAGCAACCTCCCCTCACGATGCTGACTCATTCAATGCCGAACTCAGCGAGATCACCGAATTTTCTAAGCAGAATAACAAAGGCATCATTTGGATTAGTTTACCTATTTCTCTCTCGCACCTTATTCCGGTGGCGACTGGGCTTGGCTTTGTATTTCACAACTGTTTGGAAGACGAAATTACACTGATCCACAAATCCGAGATTGTAGAGTTTGTGCCTTTCATCCCTACCCACACCTTGGGTGCTGGCGCGTTGATCACCAACGAACACAACCAAGTGCTGATGATTAAAGAGCACGGTATGACTGGCTACAAGTTACCTGGCGGCCATATTGAGTTGGGTGAAGGTATTGAGGAATCGGTTGTTCGGGAAACCTTGGAAGAAACCGGTATCGAGGCAACGTTCGTTTCTGTGGTTGGCATGGCGACAAGACACCCGTATCAATTCGGTAAATCGAATCTCTACTTTATTTGTCACCTTATCGCTCAAACTCAAGATATCGCGATTCAAGACACCGATGAAATTGCAGAGGCTAAATGGGTTGATGTTGAAGAGTACATTAACAACCCTGACAGTTACCCGTTTAACCGCCAATTAGTCGGTTCTCTGATAGGGAAACAAGGGTTAGAGCTTACTCAGCTAGAAGGTAATTCAGGCCCAACCCACAAGCCCGAAATCTTCTTTTCGCAAAGCTAG
- the fghA gene encoding S-formylglutathione hydrolase, translated as MTIENISQAKVAGGWHKQYTHFSATLDCNMRFAIFLPPNASKENPVPVLYWLSGLTCTDENFMQKAGAFKAAAEQGIAIVAPDTSPRGEGVADDESYDLGQGAGFYVNATQAPWDSHYHMYDYVVTELPALIESFFPVTSVKSISGHSMGGHGALTIGIKNEDSYRSISAFSPITNPMQCPWGQKAFNQYLGLDIEEWKHYDASELLKTKGTKLPMLVDQGEADNFLIEQLKPEQLVEAAKVTNADLELRMQPGYDHSYFFISSFIDEHIEFHAAYLNK; from the coding sequence ATGACAATCGAAAACATTAGCCAAGCAAAGGTTGCTGGTGGTTGGCACAAACAATACACCCACTTTTCTGCAACGCTTGACTGCAACATGCGTTTTGCGATTTTCTTGCCACCTAACGCAAGCAAAGAAAACCCAGTTCCTGTTTTGTATTGGTTATCAGGCTTAACCTGTACCGATGAAAACTTCATGCAAAAAGCCGGCGCGTTCAAAGCTGCGGCTGAGCAAGGCATTGCCATTGTTGCCCCTGATACAAGCCCACGCGGCGAAGGCGTTGCCGACGATGAAAGCTACGATCTCGGCCAAGGTGCAGGCTTCTATGTGAATGCCACTCAAGCACCATGGGACAGCCATTACCACATGTACGATTACGTGGTAACAGAGCTCCCAGCGCTGATTGAATCGTTCTTCCCTGTAACATCAGTGAAATCAATTTCTGGTCACAGCATGGGCGGACACGGTGCCCTAACGATTGGTATCAAAAACGAAGATAGCTACCGTTCTATCTCCGCATTCAGCCCAATCACCAACCCAATGCAATGCCCTTGGGGACAAAAAGCATTCAACCAATATCTAGGCTTAGATATTGAAGAGTGGAAGCACTACGATGCCTCTGAGCTTCTAAAAACCAAAGGCACTAAACTGCCAATGTTGGTTGACCAAGGCGAAGCCGATAACTTCCTGATTGAGCAGCTTAAGCCTGAACAATTAGTCGAAGCGGCTAAGGTAACCAATGCCGATTTAGAGTTGCGTATGCAGCCAGGTTACGATCACAGCTACTTCTTCATCTCTAGCTTTATTGATGAGCACATTGAGTTCCACGCTGCTTACCTAAACAAATAG
- a CDS encoding S-(hydroxymethyl)glutathione dehydrogenase/class III alcohol dehydrogenase, translated as MTIEIKPGQTHIKSKAMVAWAAGEPLKMEEVDVQLPKAGEVLVRIVATGVCHTDAFTLSGDDPEGIFPSILGHEGGGIVEMIGEGVTSVEIGDHVIPLYTAECGECKFCKSGKTNLCQAVRETQGKGLMPDGTSRFSINGETIFHYMGCSTFSEYTVLPEISLAKVSKEAPLEEVCLLGCGVTTGMGAVLNTAKVEKGDNVAVFGLGGIGLSAIIGARMAGADRIIGVDINESKFELAKQLGATDCINPTKFDKPIQDVIVEMTDGGVEYSFECIGNVNVMRQALECCHKGWGESVIIGVAGAGQEIATRPFQLVTGRVWRGSAFGGVKGRSELPEIVNRYMAGEFGLQEFITHTMGLQDVNEAFDLMHKGESIRTVLHMDK; from the coding sequence ATGACAATCGAAATTAAACCTGGTCAAACTCATATCAAATCAAAAGCAATGGTTGCATGGGCAGCTGGCGAGCCACTAAAAATGGAAGAAGTTGATGTACAACTTCCTAAAGCTGGTGAGGTTCTAGTTCGCATCGTTGCTACTGGTGTTTGTCACACTGACGCATTCACATTATCAGGTGACGATCCAGAAGGTATCTTCCCTTCAATCCTTGGTCACGAAGGTGGCGGTATCGTTGAGATGATCGGCGAAGGCGTTACCAGTGTTGAGATTGGCGACCACGTTATCCCACTTTACACCGCTGAATGTGGCGAATGTAAATTCTGTAAATCTGGTAAAACTAACCTATGCCAAGCGGTTCGTGAAACGCAAGGTAAAGGCCTAATGCCAGACGGTACAAGCCGCTTCTCTATCAATGGCGAAACGATTTTCCATTACATGGGTTGCTCTACTTTCTCTGAGTACACAGTACTTCCAGAAATCTCACTAGCAAAAGTAAGCAAAGAAGCACCGCTTGAAGAAGTTTGTCTTCTAGGTTGTGGTGTAACTACGGGTATGGGCGCGGTACTGAACACAGCTAAAGTTGAAAAAGGCGACAACGTTGCTGTATTCGGCCTTGGCGGTATCGGTCTTTCTGCAATCATTGGTGCTCGCATGGCTGGTGCTGACCGCATCATCGGTGTAGATATCAACGAGAGCAAATTCGAGCTAGCAAAACAGCTTGGCGCGACCGACTGCATCAACCCAACTAAATTCGACAAGCCAATCCAAGACGTTATCGTTGAGATGACAGACGGTGGTGTTGAGTACTCTTTCGAGTGTATTGGTAACGTAAACGTGATGCGTCAAGCACTTGAGTGCTGTCACAAAGGTTGGGGCGAATCAGTAATCATTGGTGTTGCAGGTGCAGGCCAAGAGATCGCAACTCGTCCATTCCAACTAGTGACTGGTCGAGTATGGCGTGGTTCTGCTTTCGGTGGTGTTAAAGGCCGCTCTGAGCTTCCAGAAATCGTTAACCGTTACATGGCGGGTGAGTTTGGTCTTCAAGAGTTCATCACTCACACTATGGGTCTGCAAGACGTAAACGAAGCATTCGACCTAATGCACAAAGGTGAATCTATCCGTACTGTTCTACACATGGATAAGTAA
- the mpaA gene encoding murein tripeptide amidase MpaA, whose product MPRTERAAFSIKPLLYGKSVLGAPLLYFPAQIESEARGLILAGTHGDETASIAGLSCALRSLPAANLRHDVILSMNPDGNQLGTRANANQVDLNRAFPTQNWTENGTVYRWSSHTPVRDVKVKTGQADQLEPEVQSLINLIEQRQPKFVISFHEPLAMVDDPTQSELASWLGKQFNLPLVEDVDYETPGSFGTWCQERSLPCITVELPPVSADLTIEQYLDAFVTVLGCEGVV is encoded by the coding sequence ATTCCAAGAACGGAAAGAGCTGCGTTTTCAATAAAGCCGCTGTTATATGGAAAGTCGGTGTTGGGTGCGCCTTTGCTCTATTTCCCCGCGCAAATCGAAAGCGAAGCTCGCGGGCTAATTTTAGCAGGCACACACGGCGATGAAACCGCTTCTATCGCAGGTTTGTCTTGCGCGCTAAGAAGCTTACCGGCTGCCAACTTACGACACGATGTGATTCTGTCGATGAACCCAGATGGCAATCAGCTAGGTACTCGCGCCAACGCTAACCAAGTCGATCTGAACCGCGCCTTTCCAACTCAAAACTGGACAGAAAACGGCACCGTCTACCGCTGGAGTTCTCACACCCCTGTCAGAGATGTAAAAGTAAAAACGGGGCAAGCCGATCAGCTTGAACCGGAAGTGCAGTCGCTCATCAACCTCATTGAGCAACGCCAACCCAAGTTCGTCATATCTTTCCACGAACCACTCGCCATGGTCGACGACCCAACTCAGTCAGAACTCGCCTCTTGGCTAGGCAAACAGTTCAACCTACCACTCGTCGAAGACGTTGATTACGAAACCCCAGGCTCATTCGGCACATGGTGCCAAGAAAGAAGCCTACCGTGTATTACCGTAGAACTGCCGCCAGTGTCTGCTGATTTGACTATCGAGCAATATTTGGATGCGTTTGTGACTGTGTTGGGGTGTGAGGGGGTTGTTTAA
- a CDS encoding ABC transporter substrate-binding protein → MDFKKHSTALLISSLLTPFISVTAVADTLPAGVSLAKDQHLVRANDAEAATLDPAKAEGLPEMHILRDLFEGLVIQDRDGNITPGVAESWETEDNQTFVFHLRKDAKWSNGDPVTADDFVYAIRRAVDPKLASPNVWYLKLTQINNIADVAEGKKPVEELGISAVDKHTVKFELDSKVPYFVAMTGHTSMMPVHKATLENSDKPWSDPKQFVGNGAFVLGEWVVNERIELEKNPNYWDSSDTHLTQVTYIPFENQNASINRYAVGEVDITSDVPTHMAQQLKMKYQDAYTAVPLLCTYYYAFNTTRPPFDDARVRKAVSYSMMRNVITNGVTQVGNLPAYTFAHEYTAGFDATQPEYSTWIQRERDQKAKELLKEAGYDASNPLDFKLLYNTSESNKSIAVAIASMLKSNLGAQVELENQEWKSYLVSRRQGDFDVMRASWCGDYNEASTFLSLLRSESSGNFARYNNEKYDSAMDSALAATNEQERQGFYDQAEQLLAEDMPIAPIYYYMQARLVRPSVGGFAKNNVEGRIYSKDLYIKQ, encoded by the coding sequence ATGGATTTTAAGAAACATTCAACGGCTTTACTCATTTCATCTTTATTGACCCCTTTTATCTCAGTGACTGCCGTTGCTGATACCTTACCTGCTGGTGTTTCACTGGCAAAAGACCAACATTTGGTGCGAGCCAATGATGCAGAAGCTGCGACACTCGATCCGGCAAAGGCAGAAGGCTTGCCTGAAATGCATATTCTACGTGACCTGTTTGAAGGTTTAGTGATCCAAGATCGCGATGGCAATATCACCCCAGGTGTTGCGGAATCTTGGGAAACCGAAGACAACCAGACGTTTGTATTCCACTTGCGTAAAGATGCTAAATGGTCGAATGGCGATCCGGTGACGGCCGATGATTTCGTGTATGCGATAAGACGCGCGGTCGATCCGAAACTCGCTTCGCCGAATGTTTGGTATCTTAAGCTGACTCAAATCAACAACATCGCTGATGTGGCAGAAGGTAAGAAGCCCGTTGAAGAGCTCGGTATCTCGGCGGTTGATAAGCACACGGTGAAATTCGAACTCGATAGCAAAGTGCCATACTTTGTGGCGATGACAGGCCACACTTCAATGATGCCCGTTCACAAGGCTACGCTAGAAAACAGCGATAAGCCGTGGAGCGATCCGAAGCAGTTTGTTGGTAATGGTGCGTTTGTTTTAGGCGAGTGGGTGGTTAACGAGCGCATTGAACTGGAGAAGAACCCTAACTATTGGGACAGTTCAGATACGCACTTAACCCAAGTGACTTACATTCCGTTTGAGAACCAGAATGCGTCGATTAATCGCTATGCGGTGGGCGAGGTCGATATTACGTCTGATGTGCCGACACACATGGCGCAGCAGCTAAAAATGAAATATCAAGACGCGTATACAGCGGTACCTTTATTGTGTACTTACTATTACGCGTTCAATACCACGCGCCCTCCGTTTGATGATGCGCGAGTGCGTAAAGCGGTGTCTTATTCCATGATGCGTAATGTGATTACTAATGGAGTGACTCAAGTAGGTAACTTACCGGCTTATACCTTTGCTCATGAATACACGGCAGGTTTTGATGCCACTCAACCTGAGTACAGTACATGGATTCAAAGGGAGCGTGACCAAAAGGCGAAAGAGTTGCTGAAAGAAGCCGGATACGATGCTTCTAACCCGCTAGATTTTAAATTGCTTTACAACACCAGTGAATCGAATAAGTCGATTGCGGTGGCGATTGCATCCATGCTGAAAAGTAATCTAGGCGCGCAAGTTGAGTTGGAAAACCAAGAGTGGAAGTCTTACTTAGTATCACGTCGCCAAGGTGATTTTGATGTGATGCGAGCGTCTTGGTGTGGTGACTACAATGAAGCATCTACCTTCTTGAGCTTATTGCGATCTGAGTCTTCGGGTAACTTTGCTCGTTACAACAACGAAAAGTACGACTCAGCAATGGATAGCGCATTGGCTGCAACTAATGAGCAAGAACGCCAAGGTTTCTATGACCAAGCGGAGCAGTTACTGGCTGAAGATATGCCGATCGCGCCAATCTACTACTACATGCAAGCTCGCCTAGTGCGACCAAGTGTCGGTGGGTTTGCCAAGAACAACGTAGAAGGCCGAATCTATTCTAAGGATCTTTATATCAAGCAGTAA
- a CDS encoding fructose-specific PTS transporter subunit EIIC, whose product MSTLANQATNTSNKNSSSDYKKILSTMKGHLLFGTSHMLPFIVAGGVLLALAVMASGKGAVPADGLLADISNIGIKGLVLFPIILGGFIGYSIADKPALAPAMISSGIMADMGGGFLGCIVAGFIAGGVVFQLKKIPLSANMTALGAYFIYPLLGTLISAGIVLWGIGEPIKLFMSSMNEFLASMAGASKMVLGTILGGMTAFDMGGPINKVATLFAQTQVDTQPWLMGGVGIAICTPPLGMALATFLFKNKFSKQEQEAGKAAAIMGSIGISEGAIPFAANDPMRVLPSIVAGGIVGCVFGFMTDVLLHAPWGGLITAPVSSNIPMYVVGIALGSLTTAVIVGFWKPVAVETEEDMVEAPVQAQTAPVAGEGEYDIVAVTCCPSGVAHTFMAAKALEKAGLAAGLKIKVETQGQNGIQNRISDLDVANAKLVILAHDIQVKDAHRFANANVIECSTKEAMKKAADMVAI is encoded by the coding sequence ATGAGCACCCTAGCAAATCAAGCTACCAATACTAGCAATAAAAATAGTAGTAGCGACTATAAAAAAATCCTAAGTACCATGAAAGGCCATCTGCTTTTCGGTACATCACACATGCTACCTTTCATCGTAGCCGGTGGTGTTCTATTGGCTTTAGCGGTAATGGCATCAGGCAAAGGCGCTGTACCTGCAGACGGCCTGCTAGCAGACATCTCTAATATCGGTATCAAAGGCCTTGTTCTTTTCCCAATCATTCTTGGCGGCTTTATTGGTTACTCAATTGCAGATAAACCGGCACTGGCACCTGCGATGATCTCTTCTGGCATCATGGCTGATATGGGCGGCGGCTTCCTTGGTTGTATCGTGGCAGGCTTTATCGCCGGTGGCGTGGTGTTCCAACTTAAGAAGATCCCGCTTTCTGCGAACATGACAGCGCTGGGTGCTTACTTCATCTACCCGCTTCTAGGCACGTTAATCTCTGCCGGCATCGTACTGTGGGGCATTGGTGAGCCAATCAAACTGTTCATGTCTTCAATGAACGAGTTCCTAGCTTCAATGGCTGGCGCGTCTAAGATGGTTCTGGGCACAATCCTTGGTGGTATGACGGCGTTTGATATGGGCGGCCCTATCAACAAAGTCGCAACTCTATTTGCTCAAACTCAAGTAGACACACAACCATGGCTAATGGGCGGTGTAGGCATCGCGATTTGTACACCACCTCTAGGTATGGCATTGGCGACTTTCCTATTCAAAAACAAGTTCTCTAAACAGGAGCAAGAAGCAGGTAAAGCAGCAGCAATCATGGGTTCTATCGGTATCTCTGAGGGTGCTATCCCGTTCGCAGCGAACGACCCAATGCGCGTACTTCCTTCAATCGTTGCCGGTGGTATCGTTGGTTGTGTGTTTGGCTTCATGACAGACGTTCTACTTCACGCACCATGGGGCGGCCTAATCACTGCGCCAGTATCAAGTAACATTCCAATGTACGTGGTCGGTATTGCACTAGGTTCACTAACTACGGCGGTTATCGTTGGCTTCTGGAAACCTGTCGCGGTTGAAACAGAAGAAGACATGGTTGAAGCGCCAGTACAAGCTCAAACAGCTCCTGTAGCTGGCGAAGGCGAGTACGACATCGTAGCCGTAACATGTTGCCCTTCTGGTGTTGCACACACCTTCATGGCAGCGAAAGCACTGGAAAAAGCAGGCTTAGCAGCAGGCCTTAAGATTAAGGTAGAAACTCAAGGTCAAAACGGTATTCAGAACCGCATCAGCGACCTAGATGTAGCGAACGCGAAGCTAGTTATCTTGGCTCACGATATTCAAGTGAAAGACGCTCACCGCTTTGCTAACGCGAACGTGATTGAGTGTTCAACGAAAGAAGCGATGAAGAAAGCCGCGGACATGGTGGCTATTTAA
- a CDS encoding PTS sugar transporter subunit IIA: protein MITQLTNVNLINNNLQANNKKELFEELAGMLFENNRINCKDTFLSGIEIRESQSITSMDGIAYPHSKNQAVTEPAIAVGVKREGIEYGDEDGINPTVFFMIASPDNGADHHIYVLQELFGKFSDEFIQNIHNAKDEHQILNILINS from the coding sequence ATGATCACACAGCTAACTAACGTCAACTTAATTAATAACAATCTTCAAGCGAATAATAAAAAAGAACTGTTTGAAGAATTGGCGGGCATGTTATTTGAGAACAACCGAATCAATTGCAAAGATACTTTCTTATCAGGTATTGAAATTCGTGAATCTCAAAGCATCACCTCAATGGATGGCATCGCTTACCCTCACTCCAAAAACCAAGCGGTTACAGAGCCTGCCATTGCTGTCGGTGTAAAACGTGAAGGTATTGAGTATGGCGATGAAGACGGCATTAACCCAACGGTATTTTTTATGATTGCATCACCAGATAACGGTGCTGACCATCATATTTATGTACTACAAGAACTGTTTGGAAAATTCAGCGATGAATTTATCCAGAATATCCATAACGCAAAAGATGAACATCAAATCCTTAATATTTTAATTAATTCATAA